The following are from one region of the Jatrophihabitans sp. genome:
- a CDS encoding dihydrofolate reductase family protein: MRVLLPAGSPPEASATDDPVDLHAHYAEGWLPDGGVRVNFVCSADGAATAAGLSRGLQTPGDNAVFAALRDLADVILVGAATAAAERYRPANPSARRRAIRAELGLAEVPAIAVMSSSLQLDLSAELFSAPSQAPTLVVTGSAAPIGARNDIIDLAGTEAKLQLVQAPSAADGGVDFAASVAALRELGYRRILCEGGPRLFAAGVAGGAVDELCLSMSPMLTGPGGARIVAGEPWPAELSPRLQLTGLLTEDSALFCRYLLRRPAAA, encoded by the coding sequence ATGCGCGTTCTGCTACCGGCCGGCTCACCGCCAGAGGCATCAGCCACCGATGATCCTGTCGACCTGCACGCCCACTACGCCGAAGGGTGGCTGCCCGACGGTGGCGTCCGGGTCAACTTCGTGTGCAGCGCCGACGGCGCCGCCACGGCGGCCGGGCTGTCTCGCGGTCTGCAGACCCCCGGCGACAACGCGGTCTTCGCGGCGCTGCGCGACCTGGCCGACGTGATCCTGGTGGGCGCGGCGACCGCTGCCGCCGAGCGTTACCGCCCGGCCAACCCCTCGGCGCGGCGACGCGCTATCCGTGCCGAGCTGGGGCTGGCCGAGGTGCCGGCCATCGCGGTGATGTCCTCCAGCCTGCAGCTGGACCTGTCGGCGGAGCTGTTCTCGGCGCCTTCTCAGGCGCCGACCCTGGTGGTCACCGGGTCGGCGGCGCCGATCGGCGCGCGCAACGACATCATCGACCTGGCCGGCACCGAGGCCAAGCTGCAATTGGTGCAGGCGCCCTCGGCCGCCGACGGCGGGGTCGACTTCGCGGCCTCGGTCGCCGCGCTGCGTGAGCTCGGCTACCGACGAATCCTCTGCGAGGGCGGTCCCCGGCTGTTCGCGGCCGGGGTGGCCGGTGGCGCCGTCGACGAGCTGTGCCTGAGCATGTCGCCGATGCTCACCGGGCCCGGCGGCGCCCGGATCGTCGCCGGCGAGCCTTGGCCGGCCGAGCTGAGCCCCCGGCTGCAGTTGACCGGCCTGCTCACCGAGGACAGCGCGCTGTTCTGCCGCTACCTGCTCCGCCGCCCGGCAGCAGCCTGA
- a CDS encoding ATP-dependent DNA ligase: MKLPVLPPVSPMLAKSVTAIPPGASYEPKWDGFRSIIFRDGAEVEFGSRNERPMTRYFPELIEAVLAQLPERCVIDGEIVVATGNGLDFEALQQRIHPAESRVRLLSTQTPASFIAFDLLALGDQDYTDRPFTERRAALEDALAGVTAPIHLTPVTTELDVAQRWFSEFEGAGLDGVIAKPLTGSYEPDKRVMFKIKHQRTADCVVAGYRVHKSGPDVIGSLMLGLYNDDGVLNSVGVIGAFPMERRRELFSELQPLVTTFDQHPWNWAAHEAGERTPRRNEQSRWNAGKDLSFVPLRPERVVEVRYDHMEGERFRHTAQFNRWRPDRTPTSCTYEQLEQPVNFQLSDIVPGLGEPLG; encoded by the coding sequence ATGAAGCTGCCTGTGCTGCCTCCCGTGTCTCCGATGCTGGCCAAGTCGGTGACGGCGATCCCGCCCGGCGCCTCCTATGAGCCCAAGTGGGACGGCTTCCGCTCGATCATCTTCCGGGACGGCGCCGAGGTGGAGTTCGGCAGCCGCAACGAGCGTCCGATGACCCGGTACTTCCCCGAGCTGATCGAGGCGGTTCTCGCCCAGCTCCCCGAGCGCTGCGTGATCGACGGCGAGATCGTGGTCGCCACCGGCAACGGGCTGGACTTCGAGGCGCTGCAACAGCGCATCCATCCCGCCGAGTCGCGGGTGCGGCTGCTCAGCACCCAGACCCCCGCCTCGTTCATCGCCTTCGACCTGCTCGCGCTGGGCGACCAGGACTACACCGACCGGCCGTTCACCGAGCGGCGCGCGGCGCTGGAGGACGCGCTGGCCGGCGTCACCGCCCCGATCCACCTGACGCCGGTGACGACCGAGCTGGACGTGGCGCAGCGCTGGTTCAGCGAGTTCGAGGGCGCCGGCCTGGACGGCGTCATAGCCAAGCCGCTGACAGGCAGCTACGAGCCCGACAAGCGGGTGATGTTCAAGATCAAGCACCAGCGCACCGCCGATTGCGTGGTCGCCGGCTACCGGGTGCACAAGAGCGGCCCGGACGTGATCGGCTCCCTGATGCTCGGCCTCTACAACGACGACGGGGTGCTCAACTCGGTCGGGGTGATCGGGGCGTTCCCGATGGAACGGCGCCGCGAGCTGTTCTCCGAGCTGCAGCCGCTGGTGACCACCTTCGACCAGCACCCGTGGAACTGGGCGGCGCACGAGGCGGGCGAGCGGACGCCGCGCCGCAACGAGCAGTCGCGCTGGAACGCCGGCAAGGACCTGTCCTTCGTGCCGCTGCGCCCGGAACGGGTGGTCGAGGTGCGCTATGACCACATGGAGGGCGAGCGATTCCGGCACACCGCCCAGTTCAACCGCTGGCGGCCCGACCGCACCCCGACGTCCTGCACCTACGAGCAGCTCGAGCAGCCGGTGAACTTCCAGCTCAGCGACATCGTCCCCGGGTTGGGCGAGCCGCTCGGTTAG